A genomic window from Glycine max cultivar Williams 82 chromosome 17, Glycine_max_v4.0, whole genome shotgun sequence includes:
- the LOC100791561 gene encoding protein STICHEL, whose amino-acid sequence MSEMRVSELHLKKELTQIRKAARVLRDPGTTSSWKSPLSSSRSVAAWNKDTASRRFTTPNDKDKDKDKRVFLYNWKNYKSSSEKYNDEEEEEDDDDDGSSSLLGDRDRDSLSDARNGCDSKSDTYLAAADGGGGARSSIFRCGDANLVSRRAVPVKKKSKKNNPHFDFLAKYQHHRPGRKKLSSSKALLEGHPSPFFNRDDSVEHSDDDTEDYTNSEGVRPISGTSPLLLKLRQKNWSRSSSKFLRRSRKEDSSYSYSTPALSTSSYNRYGHRYPSTLGSWDGTTTSVNDGDGDDEIDDHLDLPGRQGCGIPCYWSKRTPKHRRMCGSCYSPSLSDTLRRKGSSMLCGSQSIYPTHRRSASASHKRRLSLRSARGVIPLLTNSGDVREGSSVGTGWSDDELSTNFGELDLEGLSRLDGRRWSSSCRSQEGLEIVALNGEGEYESTPENNRSFSQKYRPMFFGELFGQNIVVQSLINAVSRGRIAPVYLFQGPRGTGKTSTARIFAAALNCASPDESKPCGYCRECVDFISGKSSDLLEVDGTNKRGIDKARYLLKRLSSGSSSASPQYTIFVIDECHLLPSKTWLGFLKFLEEPPLRVVFIFITSDLDNVPRTIQSRCQKYLFNKIKDGDIVTRLRKISTQENLDVEADALDLIAMNADGSLRDAETMLEQLSLLGKRITTSLVNELVGVVSDEKLLELLELAMSSDTVETVKRARELMDSGVDPMVLMSQLAGLIMDIIAGSYAVIDTKPDDSFFGGRSLNESELERLKNALKLLSEAEKQLRTSSERSTWFTATLLQLGSTPSPDLTQSSSSRRQSCKTTEDDPSSVSRDVTSCTHKSDPQYVPQKSAYTASQQKAVNDNSHHQKDISSKIEGFSLKSKPSSSPVIDDGSTVVSSDDLMVGNTMFRCIDSGKLCYIWVHCIERCHSKTLRQLLHNHGKLVSVCEVEGVLVAYVAFEDADIKVRVERFLRSITNSMEMVLRRNVEVRIIHLPNGEGENQVNLPGLKQAESTVAGEKEQRKSHMNGTESYSSFPPLLDGNLQSTAASSDILAEGNGVRERRQDNPMQRIESIIREQRLETAWLQAVEKGSPGSLSRLRPEKNQVLPQNGVDPIESMDSTRFPSHQHWEDDPNDEVKVLSLKNGRIPQKDQIGRKTDRFPMSPSLLHDNSLATISGKDNLGYESGSGAGGCGFLCWNKSKPRRVIKVKGGTPVRAGRAATFTLFGDCTKPNKRGRGR is encoded by the exons atgtcagaaatGCGGGTATCTGAGCTTCACTTGAAGAAGGAACTCACCCAAATCCGCAAGGCTGCTCGAGTACTCAGAGATCCTGGCACCACTTCTTCTTGGAAGTCACCACTCAGTTCATCAAGATCTGTGGCTGCATGGAACAAAGACACTGCCAGTAGAAGGTTCACTACCCCCAATGACAAAGACAAGGACAAGGACAAGAGGGTGTTCTTGTACAACTGGAAGAACTACAAATCTTCCAGTGAGAAATACAAcgatgaggaagaagaagaagatgatgatgacgaTGGATCTTCTTCGCTTCTCGGGGACAGAGACAGAGATAGTTTGAGTGATGCTCGCAATGGTTGTGACTCAAAGAGTGATACTTACTTGGCTGCTGCCGATGGTGGCGGCGGCGCTCGTTCTTCCATTTTCCGATGTGGGGATGCCAATCTTGTTTCCAGAAGAGCGGTTCCAGTTAAGAAAAAGAGTAAGAAAAATAACccacattttgattttttagcaAAGTATCAACACCATAGACCAGggagaaaaaaattgagttctTCCAAGGCATTGCTAGAAGGACATCCTTCGCCTTTTTTTAACAGGGATGACTCGGTTGAACACTCTGATGATGATACCGAGGATTACACTAATTCCGAGGGTGTGAGACCAATTTCGGGGACTTCCCCTTTGCTTCTCAAACTCAGGCAAAAGAACTGGTCTCGCTCTTCCTCCAAGTTCTTGAGAAGAAGCCGGAAAGAGGACTCTTCTTATTCTTATAGCACCCCTGCATTGTCAACTAGTTCTTACAATAGGTACGGTCACCGTTATCCCAGCACTCTTGGATCCTGGGATGGAACCACCACCTCGGTCAATGATGGCGACGGCGACGATGAGATTGATGATCATTTGGATTTGCCTGGCCGTCAAGGATGTGGAATTCCTTGCTACTGGTCCAAGAGAACTCCTAAACATAGACGGATGTGTGGGAGTTGTTATTCTCCTTCGCTGTCGGATACTTTGAGGAGAAAAGGGAGTAGCATGCTCTGTGGAAGTCAAAGTATTTATCCAACACACCGTAGATCAGCTTCGGCTTCTCACAAGCGGAGACTCTCTTTGAGGAGTGCTCGAGGTGTTATTCCATTGCTCACTAACAGTGGTGATGTTAGAGAAGGGTCGTCTGTGGGAACCGGTTGGAGTGATGACGAGCTTTCCACAAACTTTGGGGAGCTTGATCTTGAGGGATTGAGCCGGTTGGATGGAAGAAGGTGGTCATCGAGTTGTAGGAGTCAAGAGGGATTGGAGATTGTAGCTCTCAATGGGGAAGGGGAATATGAGAGCACACCAGAAAATAATCGGAGTTTCAGCCAGAAGTATAGGCCCATGTTCTTTGGTGAACTGTTTGGGCAGAATATTGTGGTTCAGTCACTTATCAATGCTGTTTCAAGGGGACGGATTGCTCCCGTCTATCTGTTTCAAGGTCCCCGTGGGACTGGCAAAACATCAACAGCTAGGATATTTGCTGCTGCCTTGAATTGTGCAAGTCCTGATGAGAGCAAACCTTGTGGCTACTGCAGGGAATGTGTTGATTTCATTTCTGGTAAGAGCAGTGATCTATTGGAAGTTGATGGAACTAATAAGAGAGGAATTGATAAGGCTAGATATCTACTAAAACGATTGTCAAGTGGATCATCATCAGCCTCCCCACAATATACAATTTTTGTTATTGATGAGTGTCACCTGTTGCCCTCCAAGACATGGTTGGGATTTCTTAAGTTTCTGGAAGAACCACCCCTGCGAGTAGTATTCATTTTTATAACATCTGATCTTGACAATGTGCCACGAACAATACAATCTAGATGCCAGAAGTacctttttaataaaattaaagatggGGATATTGTGACCAGGTTGAGGAAAATATCTACTCAGGAGAACCTTGATGTTGAAGCAGATGCACTGGATCTCATTGCTATGAATGCAGATGGTTCACTTCGAGATGCAGAAACAATGTTAGAACAACTTAGTTTGCTGGGGAAGAGAATTACTACTTCTCTTGTCAATGAACTT GTGGGAGTTGTTTCAGATGAAAAATTATTGGAACTTTTGGAGTTAGCAATGTCGTCAGATACTGTAGAGACAGTGAAAAGAGCCAGAGAACTGATGGACTCTGGAGTTGATCCAATGGTTTTGATGTCTCAACTAGCCGGTCTTATCATGGATATCATTGCTGGATCATATGCAGTCATTGACACCAAACCTGATGATTCATTCTTTGGTGGACGGAGTT TGAATGAatcagagttggagaggttaaAAAATGCTTTGAAGCTTCTCTCGGAGGCAGAGAAACAGTTAAGGACATCCAGTGAACGCTCTACATGGTTCACAGCAACTCTATTGCAGCTTGGTTCTACACCTTCTCCTGATCTTACTCAGTCAAGTAGCAGTAGGAGACAGAGCTGCAAGACAACTGAAGATGATCCATCAAGTGTTTCGAGAGACGTTACCTCTTGCACGCATAAGTCAGACCCTCAATACGTGCCTCAAAAGTCAGCATACACTGCATCCCAGCAAAAAGCCGTAAATGATAATTCCCACCATCAAAAGGATATATCCTCAAAGATTGAAGGTTTCAGCTTGAAATCAAAGCCGTCAAGCAGCCCAGTCATAGATGATGGCTCCACAGTGGTCTCATCTGATGATCTTATGGTTGGGAATACAATGTTTAGGTGCATAGATTCAGGGAAGTTATGTTACATCTGGGTGCATTGTATTGAGAGGTGTCACTCGAAGACATTGAGGCAGCTGCTACACAATCATGGAAAGCTTGTGTCCGTATGTGAAGTAGAAG GTGTTTTGGTAGCATATGTTGCTTTTGAGGATGCAGATATTAAAGTTAGGGTTGAGAGGTTTTTAAGAAGCATTACAAACTCCATGGAAATGGTTCTTAGGCGCAATGTGGAGGTAAGAATAATCCATTTGCCAAATGGCGAAGGTGAAAATCAAGTTAATCTACCGGGCCTAAAGCAGGCAGAGTCAACAGTGGCTGGTGAGAAGGAACAAAGAAAGAGTCATATGAACGGAACGGAGTCTTATTCTAGTTTTCCTCCTTTGCTGGATGGAAACCTTCAATCTACCGCTGCTTCATCAGATATTTTGGCTGAAGGAAATGGTGTGAGGGAGAGGAGACAGGATAATCCAATGCAAAGAATTGAATCCATCATTCGTGAACAGAGGCTGGAAACTGCCTGGTTACAGGCAGTTGAAAAGGGTTCCCCTGGATCATTGAGTCGGTTGAGACCTGAGAAGAATCAAGTACTGCCACAGAATGGTGTGGACCCAATTGAGTCCATGGATTCAACGAGATTTCCCTCTCACCAGCATTGGGAAGATGATCCAAATGATGAAGTCAAAGTTTTAAGCCTTAAAAATGGAAGGATCCCACAGAAGGATCAGATTGGTCGAAAGACAGATCGTTTTCCCATGTCACCAAGTTTATTGCATGACAACAGTTTAGCAACAATTTCTGGAAAAGACAATCT GGGATATGAATCAGGGTCAGGAGCGGGTGGTTGTGGATTTTTATGTTGGAATAAGTCCAAGCCTAGAAGGGTTATAAAG GTCAAAGGTGGCACCCCGGTTAGAGCGGGTAGAGCGGCAACTTTTACATTGTTTGGTGACTGCACTAAGCCAAATAAAAGGGGGCGGGGAAGATAA
- the LOC100817632 gene encoding 2-C-methyl-D-erythritol 4-phosphate cytidylyltransferase, chloroplastic isoform X1: MVAIGFGAPPSPLPFHLRLASSPSPLAFPIIHKFQNAGKSVITICSKKNAKSRVVTLCSAPVQVDMQEQEVSDITLRERSVSVVLLAGGQGKRMGASMPKQYLPLFGQPIALYSFHTFFHLVQVKEIIVVCDPSYKDIFEDAKGDYQAELKFALPGKERQDSVYNGFQAVDPNSELVCIHDSARPLVLSADVKKVLKDGLLNGAAVLGVPVKATIKEANRESFVVKTLDRKTLWEMQTPQVIKPELLRKGFELVNREGLEVTDDVSIVEHLKHPVYITQGSYTNIKVTTPDDMLLAERILNINDEDNIVLPVHL, encoded by the exons ATGGTAGCTATTGGCTTTGGAGCCCCTCCTTCTCCACTTCCGTTTCATCTTCGCCTGGCTTCCTCTCCTTCTCCTTTGGCCTTCCCAATAATCCACAAATTCCAAAACGCAGGCAAGTCAGTGATAACAATCTGTTCAAAGAAAAATGCAAAATCAAGGGTGGTCACTCTCTGCTCTGCACCTGTGCAA GTTGATATGCAGGAGCAGGAGGTTAGTGATATTActttgagagagagaagtgtTTCGGTTGTCCTATTGGCTGGAGGGCAGGGCAAGAGGATGGGA GCTAGCATGCCAAAGCAGTATCTTCCTCTTTTTGGTCAACCCATTGCTTTGTATAG TTTCCACACTTTTTTTCACCTGGTTCAAGTCAAAGAAATTATTGTGGTTTGTGATCCTTCATACAAGGACATTTTTGAAG ATGCAAAGGGAGATTACCAAGCAGAACTCAAATTTGCACTGCCTGGAAAAGAAAGACAGGATTCTGTTTATAATGGCTTTCAG GCTGTTGATCCTAACTCTGAACTTGTTTGCATTCATGATTCTGCAAGACCTTTGGTATTATCAGCAGATGTGAAAAAG GTCCTTAAAGATGGTTTATTGAATGGAGCTGCAGTTCTTGGTGTCCCTGTGAAGGCCACAATCAAAGAG GCAAACAGGGAGTCGTTTGTTGTTAAAACACTGGACAGAAAAACGCTATGGGAGATGCAGACCCCACAG GTTATCAAGCCTGAGTTGTTGAGGAAAGGCTTTGAGCTTGTAAATAG GGAAGGTCTTGAAGTTACTGATGATGTGTCCATTGTTGAACACCTAAAACATCCTGTTTATATCACTCAAGGATCTTATACCAACATTAAG GTGACTACACCTGATGACATGTTACTGGCAGAGAGAATATTGAATATAAATGATGAAGACAATATAGTCTTGCCAGTTCACCTTTGA
- the LOC100817632 gene encoding 2-C-methyl-D-erythritol 4-phosphate cytidylyltransferase, chloroplastic isoform X3 has protein sequence MVAIGFGAPPSPLPFHLRLASSPSPLAFPIIHKFQNAGKSVITICSKKNAKSRVVTLCSAPVQVDMQEQEVSDITLRERSVSVVLLAGGQGKRMGASMPKQYLPLFGQPIALYSFHTFFHLVQVKEIIVVCDPSYKDIFEDAKGDYQAELKFALPGKERQDSVYNGFQAVDPNSELVCIHDSARPLVLSADVKKVLKDGLLNGAAVLGVPVKATIKEQPCCRQTGSRLLLKHWTEKRYGRCRPHRLSSLSC, from the exons ATGGTAGCTATTGGCTTTGGAGCCCCTCCTTCTCCACTTCCGTTTCATCTTCGCCTGGCTTCCTCTCCTTCTCCTTTGGCCTTCCCAATAATCCACAAATTCCAAAACGCAGGCAAGTCAGTGATAACAATCTGTTCAAAGAAAAATGCAAAATCAAGGGTGGTCACTCTCTGCTCTGCACCTGTGCAA GTTGATATGCAGGAGCAGGAGGTTAGTGATATTActttgagagagagaagtgtTTCGGTTGTCCTATTGGCTGGAGGGCAGGGCAAGAGGATGGGA GCTAGCATGCCAAAGCAGTATCTTCCTCTTTTTGGTCAACCCATTGCTTTGTATAG TTTCCACACTTTTTTTCACCTGGTTCAAGTCAAAGAAATTATTGTGGTTTGTGATCCTTCATACAAGGACATTTTTGAAG ATGCAAAGGGAGATTACCAAGCAGAACTCAAATTTGCACTGCCTGGAAAAGAAAGACAGGATTCTGTTTATAATGGCTTTCAG GCTGTTGATCCTAACTCTGAACTTGTTTGCATTCATGATTCTGCAAGACCTTTGGTATTATCAGCAGATGTGAAAAAG GTCCTTAAAGATGGTTTATTGAATGGAGCTGCAGTTCTTGGTGTCCCTGTGAAGGCCACAATCAAAGAG CAACCTTGCTGCAGGCAAACAGGGAGTCGTTTGTTGTTAAAACACTGGACAGAAAAACGCTATGGGAGATGCAGACCCCACAG GTTATCAAGCCTGAGTTGTTGA
- the LOC100817632 gene encoding 2-C-methyl-D-erythritol 4-phosphate cytidylyltransferase, chloroplastic isoform X2: MVAIGFGAPPSPLPFHLRLASSPSPLAFPIIHKFQNAGKSVITICSKKNAKSRVVTLCSAPVQEQEVSDITLRERSVSVVLLAGGQGKRMGASMPKQYLPLFGQPIALYSFHTFFHLVQVKEIIVVCDPSYKDIFEDAKGDYQAELKFALPGKERQDSVYNGFQAVDPNSELVCIHDSARPLVLSADVKKVLKDGLLNGAAVLGVPVKATIKEANRESFVVKTLDRKTLWEMQTPQVIKPELLRKGFELVNREGLEVTDDVSIVEHLKHPVYITQGSYTNIKVTTPDDMLLAERILNINDEDNIVLPVHL; this comes from the exons ATGGTAGCTATTGGCTTTGGAGCCCCTCCTTCTCCACTTCCGTTTCATCTTCGCCTGGCTTCCTCTCCTTCTCCTTTGGCCTTCCCAATAATCCACAAATTCCAAAACGCAGGCAAGTCAGTGATAACAATCTGTTCAAAGAAAAATGCAAAATCAAGGGTGGTCACTCTCTGCTCTGCACCTGTGCAA GAGCAGGAGGTTAGTGATATTActttgagagagagaagtgtTTCGGTTGTCCTATTGGCTGGAGGGCAGGGCAAGAGGATGGGA GCTAGCATGCCAAAGCAGTATCTTCCTCTTTTTGGTCAACCCATTGCTTTGTATAG TTTCCACACTTTTTTTCACCTGGTTCAAGTCAAAGAAATTATTGTGGTTTGTGATCCTTCATACAAGGACATTTTTGAAG ATGCAAAGGGAGATTACCAAGCAGAACTCAAATTTGCACTGCCTGGAAAAGAAAGACAGGATTCTGTTTATAATGGCTTTCAG GCTGTTGATCCTAACTCTGAACTTGTTTGCATTCATGATTCTGCAAGACCTTTGGTATTATCAGCAGATGTGAAAAAG GTCCTTAAAGATGGTTTATTGAATGGAGCTGCAGTTCTTGGTGTCCCTGTGAAGGCCACAATCAAAGAG GCAAACAGGGAGTCGTTTGTTGTTAAAACACTGGACAGAAAAACGCTATGGGAGATGCAGACCCCACAG GTTATCAAGCCTGAGTTGTTGAGGAAAGGCTTTGAGCTTGTAAATAG GGAAGGTCTTGAAGTTACTGATGATGTGTCCATTGTTGAACACCTAAAACATCCTGTTTATATCACTCAAGGATCTTATACCAACATTAAG GTGACTACACCTGATGACATGTTACTGGCAGAGAGAATATTGAATATAAATGATGAAGACAATATAGTCTTGCCAGTTCACCTTTGA
- the LOC100306452 gene encoding NADH dehydrogenase [ubiquinone] 1 beta subcomplex subunit 3-B, with protein sequence MGSGSGKHTGEFFRRRDAWRKHPMLTNQLRHATPGLGIAVVAFGIYLVGEQVYNRLYAPDPHSISHVKAGDHH encoded by the exons ATGGGATCTGGAAGTGGAAAACACACTGGAGAGTTCTTCAGGAGAAGGGATGCATGGAGGAAGCATCCGATGCTCACCAATCAGCTCCGCCACGCCACCCCTGGCCTTGGCATCGCCGTCGTCGCCTTCGGTATCTACCTCGTCGGCGAACAAGTCTACAATAGGCTCTATGCTCCCGATCCTCATTCGATTTCTCAC GTGAAAGCCGGGGATCACCACTAA